In Syntrophales bacterium, the sequence GAGAGGGGGTAAATTCCCCTTTTAATAAGATTAAATATGTGTTAGAAAAACAAAATTGATGGTCTTGTAAAAAGTCATAAAGTGCACCATTTGTCGTCCTGAACTCGTTTCAGGATCTCACTTGTTTCAGCATCTAAACATTTCAATAAGTTAGAGGCCATGAATGATCCTGAAACAAGTTCAGGATATGATTCAGGGTGATAAAAAAAGACTTTTTACGAAAGCATCATGATTGTTTTAGAATATTTTTTAGGAGGTGATATAGTTAATAAATGGCAGTAAAAATAAGATTGGCACGAATGGGTGCAAAAAACAAACCTTTTTACAGAATTGTTGTTGCTGATGTCGAATCTTCCAGAGATGGAAGATTTATTGAAATTGTTGGGAATTATGATCCTAAGAAGGATCCGGCAGAGGTTAACTTGAAAGAGGATCGAATTGTCGATTGGCTGTCAAAGGGTGCCAAGCCAACATTAACCGTTTCCCAGTTACTCAAAAAAAAGGGGATTATTATAAGCTGAAAAGAATTGAGGCAGTCTGAGTTGAATAGCTGCTGAAAATGAATCGCGAGCGTGTCTCCCGCAGGTTTGCTGTGGGGATTTTCAAATGGTTGTTCGAGTTATCGTCTATCAAGCAGTTCATATTACAAATAACCGGTGGAGGGTGTTACCATGAAAGATTTGGTAAAGTATATTGCTCAAGCATTGGTAGATAGTCCCGAAGTGGTAGAGGTTTCCGAAATACAAGGTGAAAGGACTTCCGTGCTCGAACTGAGGGTTGCAAAGGAAGACCTGGGCAAGGTTATTGGCAAACAGGGAAAAACCGCAAAAGCTATGAGGACGATTTTGAGTGCAGCATCAGCTAAGCTTCGCAAAAGGACAGTATTGGAGATTATTGAATAAAAAGTAAAAACCTCTTAATTTATGGATCTTTTTGAGATAGGCAAAATTGTTAAACCTCATGGGCTTGGCGGTCGCATGAAGGTGATTTTATATCTGGAATCGAACACGATACTTGAATCACTGAAGGAGGTTTATGTAGGGCTTGAAAAACAAGAGACTAACCTCAAAAAGATAAAAAATATCAAAATCAGCAAAAAACACTTTTTGCTTGAACTTGAAGGTGTGGAAAATATTGTTGCTGCGAGCGCGCTGGTAGGATGTCAGGTTTTAGTACCTTCTGAGAAACTGGAAAAGTTATCAGGAGATGAGTATT encodes:
- the rimM gene encoding ribosome maturation factor RimM (Essential for efficient processing of 16S rRNA); translation: MDLFEIGKIVKPHGLGGRMKVILYLESNTILESLKEVYVGLEKQETNLKKIKNIKISKKHFLLELEGVENIVAASALVGCQVLVPSEKLEKLSGDEYYWRDIIGLEVVTEDGEIIGRVESILPTGSNDVYVCTSEEKEILLPAIADVVRKIDIKNGRMVVRLLKGL
- a CDS encoding KH domain-containing protein; the protein is MKDLVKYIAQALVDSPEVVEVSEIQGERTSVLELRVAKEDLGKVIGKQGKTAKAMRTILSAASAKLRKRTVLEIIE
- the rpsP gene encoding 30S ribosomal protein S16, giving the protein MAVKIRLARMGAKNKPFYRIVVADVESSRDGRFIEIVGNYDPKKDPAEVNLKEDRIVDWLSKGAKPTLTVSQLLKKKGIIIS